From the Manihot esculenta cultivar AM560-2 chromosome 3, M.esculenta_v8, whole genome shotgun sequence genome, one window contains:
- the LOC122723292 gene encoding rhamnogalacturonate lyase B-like yields MGKMHLLVGSSWPAIVLCFFFFFFIASSANIPARKVPSRTNNNPALGVQLQVTDKQVVVDNGIVQVTFSNPGGDVIGIKYKTIDNALEIKNKEDNRGYWDVVWNRPGESNIFDKLQATKFSIIVQNNDRVEISFSKIWSPSMDKTIVPLKVDKRYIVQRGSSGLYLYAIMERLKGWPDVDMDQIRVVFKLQSKKFHYMAISDDRQREMPMPQDRVTGQPLAFPEAVRLTNPVNPKQKGEVDDKYQYSCENKDNKVHGWISNDPPVGFWMITPSNEFRDAGPVKQDLTSHVGPIVLNMFGSVHYAGKDLNAAYRNGEPWKKVFGPVFVYLNSVPSVNPKALWEDAKRQMSTEVKSWPYNFPRSQDFPSSGQRGNVVGRLVVREQYINKRSMDASFAYVGLAAPGVAGSWQTEAKGYQFWTQADKKGSFSIKNIRAGKYSLYAFVPGFIGDYKYNVDIIIQPGSNIKLGVLTYDPPRNGPTLWEIGIPDRTAAEFYIPDPNPTLINKLYINSPANKFRQYGLWDRYTDLYPKNDLIYTVGVSNYAKDWFYAHVNRRVGNMAYEATTWQIIFELKSAKLSGSYTLQIALASATNSELQVRFNNAKAKRPLFTTRLIGRDNAIARMGIHGLYWLYSIQVPSTQLLQGKNIIYLTQSRKGSPFNGIMYDYIRLEAPPPSNSTPLS; encoded by the exons ATGGGCAAAATGCATTTGCTTGTGGGGTCTAGCTGGCCTGCTATCGTtctttgcttcttcttcttctttttcattgCTTCCTCTGCGAATATCCCAGCAAG AAAAGTTCCAAGTAGAACTAATAACAACCCAGCTCTTGGGGTGCAGCTACAAGTAACTGATAAGCAA GTGGTGGTTGACAATGGAATTGTCCAAGTCACTTTCTCTAATCCAGGAGGTGATGTTATTGGAATTAAATACAAAACAATCGATAATGCACTTGAAATCAAGAACAAAGAAGATAATCGAGG ATACTGGGACGTGGTATGGAACCGACCTGGAGAGTCTAACATCTTTGACAA GCTGCAAGCTACCAAGTTTAGTATTATAGTGCAAAATAATGACCGAGTAGAGATTTCATTCTCTAAGATTTGGAGCCCTTCAATGGATAAAACCATAGTCCCTTTGAAGGTAGACAAAAG GTACATAGTTCAGCGTGGAAGCTCAGGACTTTATTTGTATGCCATAATGGAACGCTTGAAAGGGTGGCCTGACGTTGATATGGATCAAATTAGGGTGGTTTTCAAGCTTCAGAGtaaaaa GTTTCACTACATGGCAATATCCGATGATAGGCAAAGAGAAATGCCAATGCCTCAAGATCGTGTCACTGGCCAGCCTCTAGCCTTTCCTGAAGCTGTTCGTTTAACCAATCCAGTCAACCCTAAACAAAAAGGGGAG GTGGATGACAAATACCAATACTCTTGTGAGAATAAAGATAACAAGGTACATGGATGGATATCAAATGATCCACCAGTCGGATTTTGGATGATCACACCCAGTAATGAATTTCGCGATGCTGGACCTGTCAAGCAAGACCTGACCTCTCATGTGGGGCCTATTGTTCTCAAT ATGTTTGGTAGTGTTCATTATGCTGGAAAGGACTTAAATGCAGCATATCGAAATGGAGAGCCATGGAAAAAAGTTTTTGGCCCTGTTTTCGTCTATCTTAATTCTGTTCCTTCTGTAAATCCCAAAGCTCTCTGGGAAGATGCTAAAAGACAA ATGTCAACTGAAGTTAAAAGCTGGCCATATAATTTTCCTCGATCTCAAGATTTCCCTTCTTCTGGTCAACGGGGAAATGTTGTAGGTCGATTAGTAGTTCGTGAGCAGTACATTAATAAAAGATCGATGGATGCAAGTTTTGCTTATGTGGGATTGGCAGCGCCAGGTGTTGCGGGCTCATGGCAAACAGAAGCAAAG GGTTACCAATTTTGGACTCAAGCTGATAAGAAAGGAagtttctcaattaaaaacatCAGAGCTGGGAAATATAGTTTATATGCATTTGTTCCTGGTTTTATTGGAGATTACAAGTATAATGTTGATATCATTATTCAACCGG GATCTAATATCAAATTGGGTGTCCTTACATATGATCCTCCAAGAAATGGTCCAACTCTTTGGGAAATAGGCATTCCTGATCGTACCGCTGCTGAATTCTATATACCAGACCCAAACCCAACACTCATCAACAAATTGTATATTAATAGCCCAGCAAATAA ATTTAGACAATATGGATTGTGGGACAGATATACCGATCTATATCCTAAGAATGATCTCATATATACAGTTGGTGTTAGTAattatgctaaagattggttctATGCCCATGTTAATAG AAGGGTAGGAAATATGGCATATGAGGCAACTACATGGCAGATCATATTTGAACTTAAAAGTGCAAAGCTAAGTGGAAGTTACACTCTACAAATAGCCTTGGCATCAGCTACTAATTCTGAACTTCAG GTGCGGTTCAACAATGCCAAAGCTAAACGACCTCTTTTCACAACAAGGCTAATAGGCAGGGATAATGCTATTGCAAGAATGGGAATTCATGGCTTATATTGGTTGTATAGCATTCAAGTACCAAGTACTCAACTTCTCCAAGGAAAGAATATAATTTATCTTACTCAGTCTAGAAAGGGAAGCCCTTTCAATGGCATTATGTATGATTATATTCGTTTAGAAGCACC
- the LOC122723293 gene encoding rhamnogalacturonate lyase B-like, producing the protein MVGSTVKVYVDDMMVKSRSLEDHPEDIQKVFDVLNKAGMKLNHEKCTLRVKDGKFLGSFPIMLGQKMSHVLQTFKRQRYVPRKAMKAQVLADFIAKMTPPLEPLESPESTIEERKKVLHTAMAAICYRRGRLGNPKGYSRRKVPSRTNNNPALGVQLQVTDKQVVVDNGIVQVTFSNPGGDVIGIKYKTIDNVLEIKNKEDNRGYWDVVWNRPGESNIFDKLQATKFSIIVQNNDRVEISFSKIWSPSMDKTIVPLKVDKRYIVQRGSSGLYLYAIMERLKGWPDVDMDQIRVVFKLQSKKFHYMAISDDRQREMPMPQDRVTGQPLAFPEAVRLTNPVNPKQKGEVDDKYQYSCENKDNKVHGWISNDPPVGFWMITPSNEFRDAGPVKQDLTSHVGPIVLNMFGSVHYAGKDLNAAYRNGEPWKKVFGPVFVYLNSVPSVNPKALWEDAKRQMSTEVKSWPYNFPRSQDFPSSGQRGNVVGRLVVREQYINKRSMDASFAYVGLAAPGVAGSWQTEAKGYQFWTQADKKGSFSIKNIRAGKYSLYAFVPGFIGDYKYNVDIIIQPGSNIKLGVLTYDPPRNGPTLWEIGIPDRTAAEFYIPDPNPTLINKLYINSPANKFRQYGLWDRYTDLYPKNDLIYTVGVSNYAKDWFYAHVNRRVGNMAYEATTWQIIFELKSAKLSGSYTLQIALASATNSELQVRFNNAKAKRPLFTTRLIGRDNAIARMGIHGLYWLYSIQVPSTQLLQGKNIIYLTQSRKGSPFTGIMYDYIRLEAPIKA; encoded by the exons ATGGTGGGTTCAACCGTTAAAGTGTATGTAGATGACATGATGGTAAAAAGCCGATCATTAGAAGACCATCCAGAAGATATCCAAAAAGTCTTTGACGTCCTGAACAAGGCAGGTATGAAACTGAACCATGAAAAGTGTACCTTAAGAGTAAAGGATGGAAAGTTTCTAGG GTCGTTTCCTATCATGCTCGGCCAGAAGATGTCTCATGTTCTTCAAACCTTTAAAAGGCAAAG GTATGTTCCTAGGAAGGCAATGAAAGCTCAGGTACTAGCCGATTTTATTGCGAAAATGACTCCACCATTAGAACCTTTAGAGTCCCCTGAGTCAACCATAGAAGAGCGGAAG AAGGTCCTCCATACAGCCATGGCTGCAATATGTTACAGAAGAGGAAGGTTAGGAAATCCTAAAGGATATTCACGAAG AAAAGTTCCAAGTAGAACTAATAACAACCCAGCTCTTGGGGTGCAGCTACAAGTAACTGATAAGCAA GTGGTGGTTGACAATGGAATTGTCCAAGTCACTTTCTCTAATCCAGGAGGTGATGTTATTGGAATTAAATACAAAACAATCGATAATGTACTTGAAATCAAGAACAAAGAAGATAATCGAGG ATACTGGGACGTGGTATGGAACCGACCTGGAGAGTCTAACATCTTTGACAA GCTGCAAGCTACCAAGTTTAGTATTATAGTGCAAAATAATGACCGAGTAGAGATTTCATTCTCTAAGATTTGGAGCCCTTCAATGGATAAAACCATAGTCCCTTTGAAGGTAGACAAAAG GTACATAGTTCAGCGTGGAAGCTCAGGACTTTATTTGTATGCCATAATGGAACGCTTGAAAGGGTGGCCTGACGTTGATATGGATCAAATTAGGGTGGTTTTCAAGCTTCAGAGtaaaaa GTTTCACTACATGGCAATATCCGATGATAGGCAAAGAGAAATGCCAATGCCTCAAGATCGTGTCACTGGCCAGCCTCTAGCCTTTCCTGAAGCTGTTCGTTTAACCAATCCAGTCAACCCTAAACAAAAAGGGGAG GTGGATGACAAATACCAATACTCTTGTGAGAATAAAGATAACAAGGTACATGGATGGATATCAAATGATCCACCAGTCGGATTTTGGATGATCACACCCAGTAATGAATTTCGCGATGCTGGACCTGTCAAGCAAGACCTGACCTCTCATGTGGGGCCTATTGTTCTCAAT ATGTTTGGTAGTGTTCATTATGCTGGAAAGGACTTAAATGCAGCATATCGAAATGGAGAGCCATGGAAAAAAGTTTTTGGCCCTGTTTTCGTCTATCTTAATTCTGTTCCTTCTGTAAATCCCAAAGCTCTCTGGGAAGATGCTAAAAGACAA ATGTCAACTGAAGTTAAAAGCTGGCCATATAATTTTCCTCGATCTCAAGATTTCCCTTCTTCTGGTCAACGGGGAAATGTTGTAGGTCGATTAGTAGTTCGTGAGCAGTACATTAATAAAAGATCGATGGATGCAAGTTTTGCTTATGTGGGATTGGCAGCGCCAGGTGTTGCGGGCTCATGGCAAACAGAAGCAAAG GGTTACCAATTTTGGACTCAAGCTGATAAGAAAGGAagtttctcaattaaaaacatCAGAGCTGGGAAATATAGTTTATATGCATTTGTTCCTGGTTTTATTGGAGATTACAAGTATAATGTTGATATCATTATTCAACCGG GATCTAATATCAAATTGGGTGTCCTTACATATGATCCTCCAAGAAATGGTCCAACTCTTTGGGAAATAGGCATTCCTGATCGTACCGCTGCTGAATTCTATATACCAGACCCAAACCCAACACTCATCAACAAATTGTATATTAATAGCCCAGCAAATAA ATTTAGACAATATGGATTGTGGGACAGATATACCGATCTATATCCTAAGAATGATCTCATATATACAGTTGGTGTTAGTAattatgctaaagattggttctATGCCCATGTTAATAG AAGGGTAGGAAATATGGCATATGAGGCAACTACATGGCAGATCATATTTGAACTTAAAAGTGCAAAGCTAAGTGGAAGTTACACTCTACAAATAGCCTTGGCATCAGCTACTAATTCTGAACTTCAG GTGCGGTTCAACAATGCCAAAGCTAAACGACCTCTTTTCACAACAAGGCTAATAGGCAGGGATAATGCTATTGCAAGAATGGGAATTCATGGCTTATATTGGTTGTATAGCATTCAAGTACCAAGTACTCAACTTCTCCAAGGAAAGAATATAATTTATCTTACTCAGTCTAGAAAGGGAAGCCCTTTCACTGGCATTATGTATGATTATATTCGTTTAGAAGCACCAATAAAAGCTTAA
- the LOC110612057 gene encoding uncharacterized protein LOC110612057 — protein MCLVFVCDEDERVVGRQIAPGACPYCGGMIQAMDVESQWRFCFLPLYFKTKRRYHCSVCSRRLVLQY, from the coding sequence ATGTGTTTAGTGTTTGTTTGTGATGAAGATGAGAGGGTGGTAGGAAGACAGATAGCGCCTGGAGCATGTCCATACTGTGGAGGGATGATTCAGGCGATGGATGTAGAGAGCCAGTGGAGGTTCTGTTTCTTGCCTCTTTACTTCAAGACTAAAAGGAGGTATCATTGCTCTGTTTGTTCTAGACGCTTGGTGCTCCAGTACTAG